From one Dermacentor andersoni chromosome 1, qqDerAnde1_hic_scaffold, whole genome shotgun sequence genomic stretch:
- the SP555 gene encoding SPRY domain-containing SOCS box protein 3, producing the protein MEDADGQGDIDGRLEPWNWGVEDPGWAWSTTHKSPEVVLLGPQQAQFHPRWSSGTAGVRSASPLARDRRSYWEVRVSHRVFGTSMMWGLCTAQARLHANAFLDLLGQDNHGWGLSHKGLLWHDGRWRSFTRPFRENEPTVLGMLFDGRRGTLTYYKDGVCLGVAFRDLHRVREPLYPAVSSTAAKTEMCLANARRDFAGLQDRCRAVILRRTAGPDAVRELRLPPRLQRYLLHEEDM; encoded by the exons ATGGAGGACGCCGACGGCCAAGGTGACATCGATGGCCGGCTCGAACCGTGGAACTGGGGAGTCGAGGACCCCGGCTGGGCCTGGAGCACGACGCACAAGTCGCCTGAAGTGGTGCTGCTTGGACCCCAACAG GCGCAGTTCCACCCTCGTTGGAGCAGCGGCACGGCGGGCGTGCGGAGCGCGAGTCCGCTGGCGAGGGACCGGCGCAGCTACTGGGAAGTGCGTGTGTCGCATCGCGTCTTTGGCACCAGCATGATGTGGGGCCTGTGCACGGCGCAGGCACGGCTGCACGCCAACGCCTTCCTCGACCTGCTCGGACAAGACAACCACGGATGGGGGCTCTCGCACAAG GGCCTCCTGTGGCACGACGGCCGATGGCGGTCGTTCACGCGGCCGTTCCGCGAGAACGAGCCGACCGTGCTGGGCATGCTGTTCGACGGGCGGCGCGGCACACTCACCTATTACAAGGACGGCGTGTGCCTGGGCGTCGCCTTCCGTGACCTGCACCGCGTGCGCGAGCCCCTCTACCCGGCCGTCTCGTCAACCGCCGCCAAGACCGAGATGTGCCTGGCCAACGCACGCAGGGACTTCGCCGGCCTGCAGGACCG CTGCCGTGCAGTGATCCTGCGGCGAACTGCGGGTCCAGATGCCGTGCGTGAGCTGAGGCTGCCACCACGACTGCAACGCTACCTGCTGCATGAAGAGGACATGTGA